One genomic segment of Suttonella sp. R2A3 includes these proteins:
- a CDS encoding SIS domain-containing protein: MNETFMAREIRETASVVARHETHNDIAVFGEALRNAPPELLLTIARGTSDHAAEYLGYLLMRYCGIPALSVPLSLNTIYHTRWQLRNALALTISQSGGSPDLIDSINNLHAAGLNSVALVNTIPSPLAEASNHVLDIAAGVEHSVAATKSFVATLSVGLRAFNYLFDDPQLTEAFKTLPEKLDAACALDWSKAVDTLAEVDRLYVIGRGAGLAIAKEAALKCKETCLIQGEAFSGAEVKHGPMALMNPKQVVLIFAPPDDSQAGLIETARQFREMGAKVLLAADDSVSERDLPLIDAGHPALQGLTSIQSFYMMVEELSAVRGINTDQPPNLKKRTETR, encoded by the coding sequence ATGAACGAAACTTTTATGGCACGAGAAATTCGTGAAACCGCATCAGTTGTCGCGCGTCACGAAACGCATAACGACATTGCTGTTTTTGGTGAGGCGCTGCGTAACGCACCACCCGAGTTACTGCTCACCATTGCGCGCGGCACCTCCGATCATGCCGCGGAATACCTTGGCTATTTACTCATGCGTTATTGCGGTATTCCTGCGCTTTCGGTGCCCTTATCATTAAATACGATTTATCATACGCGCTGGCAGTTGCGTAACGCGCTAGCGCTCACTATCTCGCAGTCTGGTGGTAGCCCGGATTTGATCGATAGCATCAACAACCTACACGCCGCCGGATTAAACAGCGTAGCTTTGGTGAACACAATTCCCTCACCACTCGCTGAGGCGAGTAATCATGTGCTCGATATTGCCGCAGGGGTCGAACATAGCGTGGCCGCAACCAAGAGCTTCGTCGCCACCTTATCCGTTGGCCTGCGCGCGTTTAATTATTTATTTGATGATCCGCAACTCACCGAGGCTTTTAAAACGCTACCTGAAAAACTCGATGCGGCATGCGCACTTGACTGGTCAAAAGCAGTTGACACTTTAGCGGAGGTCGATCGTTTGTATGTGATTGGTCGCGGTGCTGGGCTGGCAATCGCCAAAGAAGCAGCGCTGAAATGCAAAGAAACATGCCTTATTCAAGGGGAGGCGTTTAGCGGTGCGGAAGTGAAGCACGGCCCGATGGCGTTAATGAATCCTAAGCAAGTGGTGCTCATTTTTGCACCACCCGATGACAGTCAAGCAGGACTGATTGAAACGGCGCGGCAGTTCCGTGAGATGGGCGCGAAAGTATTACTTGCAGCCGATGACTCGGTCAGCGAACGCGACTTACCACTGATTGATGCCGGGCATCCCGCACTTCAAGGGTTAACCAGCATTCAAAGCTTTTATATGATGGTTGAGGAACTTTCTGCAGTGCGCGGTATCAACACCGACCAACCACCCAACTTAAAAAAACGCACCGAAACGCGTTAA
- a CDS encoding N-acetylmannosamine-6-phosphate 2-epimerase — translation MTSIAALQGKLIVSCQALPHEPLHSSFIMGRMALAAEQGGAAGIRANSAADISEIRKHTDLPIIGIVKRDYPDSEVFITATMDEVDELMGVIPEIIALDARNTLRPQGQTLEAFILAIREKYPRVLLMADCATIDEMQQAEKLGFDFIGTTLVGYTAESRGQLIEADDFALIRKALATLKTPIIAEGNINTPEKVRRVLELGVFSVVVGSAITRPQWITEQFVAATQL, via the coding sequence ATGACGAGTATCGCTGCGTTACAAGGCAAATTGATTGTTTCTTGCCAGGCGTTGCCTCATGAGCCACTACATTCCTCTTTTATTATGGGTCGAATGGCTCTAGCTGCGGAGCAGGGTGGTGCTGCAGGGATTCGCGCGAACTCTGCCGCTGATATCTCAGAAATCCGCAAACACACCGACCTACCGATTATTGGCATTGTGAAACGCGATTACCCCGATAGCGAGGTGTTTATCACTGCGACGATGGATGAGGTCGATGAACTGATGGGCGTTATTCCGGAGATTATCGCCTTGGATGCGCGCAACACGCTTCGCCCACAAGGACAAACATTAGAAGCGTTTATCCTTGCGATTCGCGAGAAGTATCCTCGGGTGTTATTAATGGCTGACTGCGCGACGATTGACGAAATGCAACAGGCTGAAAAGTTAGGCTTTGATTTTATTGGCACCACGTTAGTCGGCTATACCGCCGAAAGCCGTGGACAGTTGATTGAAGCTGATGATTTTGCGTTGATTCGTAAAGCGCTGGCGACCCTCAAAACGCCGATCATTGCCGAAGGTAACATCAATACCCCTGAGAAAGTGCGACGTGTGCTAGAGCTGGGGGTATTTAGCGTGGTGGTAGGATCGGCGATTACTCGGCCTCAGTGGATTACTGAACAATTTGTCGCCGCGACACAGCTTTAA
- a CDS encoding N-acetylneuraminate lyase, whose translation MAKKSSLSGLFSALLVPFDADGQVNEAGLRQVVRHNLDQMQVDGLYVGGSTGENFMLDVATKKQIFAIAKDEAGDKGKLIAQIGGPNLYEAIDLAAYAKDLGYDALSAVTPFYYKFSFAEVKQYYFDILEAVDAPMIVYSIPFLTGVEIGLAQFAELFAHERIIGVKFTAADFYLLERLRSAYPDHLIYSGFDEMLLPAMVNQVDGAIGSTYNVNGVRAREIMDLAQAGDFAAARRIQQQSNDLISAILDNGLYPTIKQLLVLAGCNQGPFLSRKPMASATEAQIVRAKEIYQQFLA comes from the coding sequence ATGGCTAAAAAATCTTCTCTTTCCGGTTTATTTTCAGCGTTATTGGTACCTTTTGATGCCGATGGTCAGGTTAATGAGGCTGGTCTCAGACAAGTAGTCCGTCATAACCTTGATCAGATGCAGGTTGATGGTCTCTATGTCGGTGGCTCAACGGGCGAAAACTTCATGCTCGATGTGGCGACTAAAAAGCAAATTTTTGCCATTGCCAAAGATGAGGCGGGCGATAAGGGTAAGTTGATCGCGCAAATCGGCGGACCAAACCTCTATGAGGCGATTGATTTGGCTGCCTATGCGAAAGATCTTGGCTATGACGCGCTCTCAGCCGTGACGCCTTTTTACTACAAATTCAGCTTTGCTGAGGTCAAGCAATACTACTTTGACATTCTAGAGGCGGTTGATGCACCGATGATTGTGTACTCGATTCCATTTTTAACCGGGGTTGAGATCGGCTTAGCGCAATTCGCTGAGCTTTTTGCCCACGAACGAATCATTGGCGTCAAGTTCACTGCGGCAGATTTTTACTTGCTCGAGCGCTTGCGCAGCGCCTACCCAGATCATCTGATCTATTCCGGTTTTGATGAAATGCTTCTACCAGCGATGGTCAATCAAGTCGATGGGGCAATTGGGTCAACGTATAACGTCAATGGTGTTCGTGCACGAGAGATTATGGATCTTGCCCAAGCTGGCGATTTTGCTGCAGCACGGCGCATACAACAGCAAAGCAACGATTTGATCAGCGCGATTTTAGACAATGGCCTGTACCCAACGATCAAGCAATTATTGGTGCTTGCCGGTTGTAATCAGGGCCCATTTTTATCACGCAAACCAATGGCTAGTGCCACAGAGGCACAAATCGTGCGCGCCAAAGAGATTTACCAACAATTTCTTGCCTAG
- a CDS encoding sialic acid TRAP transporter substrate-binding protein SiaP — translation MSLNKLTLATLIGLASMSALAAEYNLKFGMNAGTTSNEYKAAELFAKEVQENSDGRIEVTLYPNAQLGDDRSMMEQTGGGALDFTFAESARFQIYYPVAEVFALPYMIADYPTAQKALFDTPFGKDLQQKIHDERGMTILSQAYNGTRQTTSNRAINTIEDMKGLKLRVPNAATNLAYAKFIGAAPTPMAFSEVYLALQTNSVDGQENPLSTIQAQKFYEVQDYLAMTNHILNDVLYLASNETLEKLPEELQTVVKEAAQEAADYHTQLFVDGEKELISFFEEKGVTITYPDQAAFKEAMQPYYAEFIEKNGDAGKQAIAEIDALH, via the coding sequence ATGAGCCTTAATAAACTCACCCTTGCCACCTTAATTGGCCTTGCTAGCATGAGTGCGCTGGCCGCAGAATACAATCTTAAATTCGGCATGAATGCCGGCACAACGTCGAATGAATACAAAGCCGCAGAGCTCTTTGCTAAAGAAGTGCAAGAAAATTCTGATGGGCGAATCGAAGTGACGCTCTATCCAAATGCACAGCTTGGCGATGATCGCTCGATGATGGAGCAAACCGGCGGCGGTGCGCTCGATTTTACCTTCGCTGAAAGTGCGCGTTTCCAGATTTATTATCCAGTGGCTGAAGTATTTGCGCTGCCTTATATGATTGCCGATTACCCAACCGCACAAAAAGCACTGTTCGACACGCCATTTGGCAAAGACTTGCAACAAAAGATCCACGACGAACGCGGAATGACGATTCTCTCGCAGGCGTATAACGGCACCCGTCAAACAACCTCAAATCGTGCGATTAACACCATCGAAGACATGAAAGGCTTGAAGCTGCGCGTGCCTAATGCGGCAACGAACCTCGCATACGCTAAATTTATCGGCGCTGCACCAACGCCAATGGCATTTTCTGAAGTGTATCTCGCGCTGCAAACCAATTCGGTTGATGGCCAAGAGAACCCGCTATCAACTATCCAAGCGCAGAAATTTTATGAAGTTCAGGATTACCTGGCAATGACCAATCATATCTTGAATGATGTGCTGTATCTGGCGAGTAACGAAACCTTAGAAAAGCTTCCTGAAGAGCTGCAAACGGTGGTTAAAGAAGCCGCGCAAGAGGCTGCGGATTACCATACGCAACTTTTTGTTGATGGCGAGAAAGAGCTGATCAGCTTTTTTGAAGAAAAAGGCGTGACCATTACCTATCCTGATCAAGCAGCCTTTAAAGAAGCGATGCAGCCTTATTATGCTGAGTTTATCGAAAAAAACGGTGATGCGGGCAAACAAGCGATTGCGGAAATTGATGCATTGCACTAA
- a CDS encoding TRAP transporter large permease subunit — protein MRVLDKLEEWLGGSLFLLMFVILIAQIVARQLLDMPLIWSEEAARLIFVYVGMLGISIGIRNQQHVLVDFVCHFFSEHIRRWVFSLVQVLIFISIMFFTYYGFVLVKKASFTIVSLDISDKWLYLALPLGSILMLWRFIQAQRENYQQKITLIPAVAYGISVLVLLAIWVLVPSWFAVLNISQYVDLDQSAVYIALGVWLVIMFLGVPVGWSLFIATVLFFSMTSWIVGDFAAKKLVDSINSFSLLSVPFFILTGILMNSSGITTRIFNFARTMLGHYTGGMGHVNISASLVFSGMSGSALADAGGLGQLEIKAMRDEGYDDDLCGGITAASCIIGPLVPPSIAMIIYGVIANQSIAELFLAGFIPGVLLTVALMIMNAWICHRRGYPRAEKANCAARIEAFKGAFWALLTPIIIIGGIFSGYFTATEAAGVAALYSIVLGMLYRELSWEKLFKSCVEAMAISGVTVLMVMAVTFFGDMIAREQVAIKIAEGFMSVASSALIVLLMINLLLLFLGMFIDALALQFLVLPMLIPIAQHFNIDLIFFGVMTTLNMMIGILTPPMGMALFVVARVGNMPVSTVARGVLPFLVPIFVALILITLFPQIVTFLPNLLLAN, from the coding sequence ATGCGTGTTTTAGACAAACTGGAAGAATGGCTCGGCGGTTCGTTATTTTTGCTGATGTTTGTGATATTAATCGCGCAAATCGTCGCCAGACAATTGCTCGATATGCCGTTGATCTGGTCCGAAGAAGCCGCACGCTTGATTTTTGTTTATGTCGGGATGCTGGGGATCTCCATCGGTATCCGTAATCAGCAGCATGTGCTGGTTGATTTTGTCTGTCATTTTTTTTCAGAACATATTCGTCGCTGGGTATTTAGCCTAGTGCAAGTGTTGATCTTTATTTCGATCATGTTCTTTACCTATTATGGTTTTGTGCTGGTCAAAAAAGCCTCTTTTACCATCGTCTCACTCGATATATCGGATAAATGGCTCTATTTGGCGTTGCCACTGGGTTCCATCTTGATGCTCTGGCGATTTATCCAAGCGCAGCGTGAGAATTATCAGCAAAAAATCACCCTGATTCCGGCAGTAGCGTATGGTATTTCCGTGCTGGTCTTGCTGGCGATTTGGGTTCTTGTGCCAAGTTGGTTTGCTGTGCTCAACATTAGTCAATACGTCGATCTCGATCAATCGGCGGTCTATATCGCTTTGGGTGTGTGGTTGGTGATCATGTTTTTGGGGGTGCCGGTGGGGTGGTCTTTATTTATCGCCACCGTACTCTTTTTCTCGATGACCAGTTGGATTGTCGGCGATTTCGCTGCGAAAAAGCTCGTTGATAGCATCAATAGCTTTAGCCTGCTCAGTGTGCCGTTTTTTATCTTAACCGGCATATTAATGAACAGTTCTGGTATCACCACCCGCATTTTTAACTTCGCACGTACCATGCTCGGGCATTACACCGGTGGCATGGGGCATGTGAATATTTCTGCTAGTCTGGTGTTTTCTGGGATGTCTGGGTCAGCGTTAGCGGATGCTGGTGGTCTAGGGCAGCTTGAGATTAAAGCGATGCGTGATGAAGGTTATGACGATGATCTTTGTGGGGGGATTACTGCGGCATCGTGCATTATTGGTCCGTTAGTACCGCCGAGTATCGCGATGATTATCTACGGTGTCATCGCTAATCAATCAATTGCCGAGCTATTTCTTGCCGGGTTTATCCCGGGTGTCCTATTAACCGTTGCGCTAATGATAATGAACGCATGGATTTGTCATCGCCGCGGTTATCCACGCGCCGAAAAAGCCAACTGTGCGGCACGTATCGAAGCATTTAAAGGCGCATTCTGGGCGCTATTAACACCGATTATCATCATTGGTGGGATTTTCTCGGGCTATTTTACTGCCACTGAAGCCGCAGGCGTTGCGGCGCTGTATTCGATTGTTTTAGGGATGCTGTACCGCGAGCTTAGCTGGGAAAAGCTGTTTAAGAGCTGCGTTGAGGCGATGGCGATCAGTGGTGTGACCGTGCTGATGGTGATGGCGGTAACCTTCTTTGGTGATATGATCGCACGTGAACAAGTAGCGATTAAAATCGCTGAAGGGTTTATGAGCGTTGCCTCATCGGCGCTTATTGTACTGCTGATGATTAATTTATTGCTGCTGTTTTTGGGTATGTTTATCGATGCCTTAGCATTGCAATTTTTGGTGCTGCCGATGTTAATCCCGATTGCGCAGCATTTTAATATCGATCTGATTTTCTTCGGGGTGATGACCACGCTGAATATGATGATCGGTATCTTAACCCCGCCGATGGGAATGGCGCTGTTCGTGGTCGCGCGTGTGGGCAATATGCCGGTGAGTACGGTGGCCAGAGGGGTGTTGCCGTTTTTAGTGCCGATCTTCGTTGCGCTGATTTTGATCACGCTCTTCCCGCAAATCGTCACATTTTTGCCGAACTTATTACTCGCCAATTAA
- a CDS encoding MurR/RpiR family transcriptional regulator → MMQFERSIEPLIEARMAQFTRNERNIAAQFLAGIVFDDPSSKAVAQQLNTSEASLTRFAQKCGFRGFREFVYAYSRPNKQTREDFVQPVLASYQELLNKTYSIVDMAQIRRLTEHLLNKKRVYVYGKGSSGMVAREMKLRFMRIGLVCEAITDDDMMRMNVVTVDKDCLVIGISISGRTQIVVDALQAAAEEGATTVLFTANEGRQFAKMFDEVLLFAVKNNLEYGRMISPQFPVLVVLDILYADYMNRNKTARETIWQRTYDALQQSKG, encoded by the coding sequence ATGATGCAATTTGAACGCAGTATTGAGCCATTAATCGAAGCGCGGATGGCGCAATTTACACGCAACGAACGCAATATCGCCGCACAATTTCTCGCTGGCATTGTCTTTGATGATCCCTCCAGTAAAGCGGTTGCGCAACAACTTAACACCTCAGAAGCCTCATTAACCCGCTTTGCGCAAAAATGCGGCTTTCGTGGCTTTCGCGAGTTTGTTTATGCTTATAGTCGACCTAATAAACAAACCCGTGAGGATTTTGTTCAACCCGTGCTCGCGAGCTATCAAGAGCTATTAAATAAAACGTATTCGATTGTCGATATGGCGCAAATTCGTCGTCTAACCGAGCACCTATTAAATAAAAAACGGGTGTATGTGTACGGCAAAGGCAGCTCAGGAATGGTCGCGCGCGAGATGAAGCTTCGCTTTATGCGCATTGGTCTGGTTTGTGAGGCGATTACTGACGATGACATGATGCGTATGAACGTGGTGACCGTCGATAAAGACTGTCTGGTGATAGGCATCAGCATCAGTGGGCGTACGCAGATTGTCGTCGATGCCTTGCAGGCTGCGGCTGAAGAAGGCGCGACCACCGTGCTATTTACCGCGAATGAAGGGCGTCAGTTTGCCAAGATGTTTGATGAAGTGCTGCTGTTTGCAGTGAAAAACAATCTCGAATACGGACGGATGATTTCGCCGCAGTTTCCTGTATTGGTGGTGCTTGATATACTTTATGCTGATTATATGAACCGTAACAAAACGGCGCGCGAGACGATCTGGCAGCGGACCTACGACGCGTTGCAACAAAGCAAAGGATAA
- a CDS encoding ROK family protein: protein MQVLSIDIGGTTVKSALYREDGSEIAVFPSEETAIVGGKQQISEQVIALCQRVAQTHRLDGVAISSAGVIDPFRGEVVFAGPSIPGYSGTALKIEVERACALPCAVENDVNAMALGEAWLGAAQGCDSALCLTLGTGLGGAILLNGELWRGHQFSAGEIGHIPLAGGRRLEEDASTRAMLRDYQVRSGELIDGQAFFKRIEAGEAQAEAALTHMLDALTTGLLAAVHLLSPQAIIIGGAVAAQSHILEPRIQSLLAARVSSALFMPEIVRCAALGNRAGQIGALRWFLQSQADTHD, encoded by the coding sequence ATGCAGGTATTGAGTATCGATATCGGGGGCACGACGGTAAAGTCTGCGCTCTATCGTGAAGACGGCAGCGAAATAGCCGTATTTCCTAGCGAAGAAACAGCCATTGTTGGCGGTAAGCAGCAGATAAGCGAACAAGTGATTGCGCTGTGCCAGCGTGTGGCACAAACGCACCGCTTAGATGGCGTGGCGATTTCCTCTGCGGGCGTGATTGATCCGTTTCGTGGTGAGGTGGTGTTCGCTGGGCCTTCGATTCCCGGCTATAGCGGCACAGCGTTGAAGATAGAAGTTGAGCGGGCGTGTGCGCTGCCGTGTGCGGTAGAAAACGATGTTAACGCGATGGCGTTAGGCGAGGCGTGGTTAGGCGCCGCGCAAGGCTGTGATTCTGCGCTGTGTCTCACCCTTGGCACAGGCTTAGGTGGGGCGATTTTATTAAACGGCGAGCTGTGGCGCGGTCATCAGTTTAGCGCGGGTGAAATCGGTCATATTCCACTCGCAGGCGGTCGTCGCCTCGAAGAAGACGCGTCAACTCGAGCGATGCTGCGCGATTATCAAGTGCGCAGCGGTGAGCTGATTGATGGTCAGGCGTTTTTTAAGCGTATTGAAGCAGGCGAGGCGCAGGCTGAGGCGGCGTTAACCCACATGCTGGATGCGCTAACTACTGGTCTATTGGCAGCGGTTCATCTGCTCAGCCCGCAAGCGATTATTATTGGTGGGGCAGTGGCGGCGCAAAGCCACATTCTAGAGCCACGCATACAGAGTCTATTAGCTGCGCGGGTCTCTTCAGCGCTGTTTATGCCGGAGATTGTTCGTTGTGCTGCGTTAGGCAATCGCGCGGGGCAAATCGGCGCACTTCGCTGGTTTTTACAAAGCCAAGCGGATACCCACGATTAG
- a CDS encoding MarR family winged helix-turn-helix transcriptional regulator, protein MNRPQTLSNEETLRRCSTLLIALRRITRASDIYSKKLSQQTGLTMPQIILMQAIDFAPECSAGELSNMIALSQATVTNIVRRLESRGLLERERGSDDKRKVFLRLTKQGKTMLDGAPQTLQQSFIDAFDALDTWEQQMLVSSAQRIAQMMESPDR, encoded by the coding sequence ATGAATCGCCCGCAAACGCTGTCTAACGAAGAAACATTGCGTCGCTGTAGCACCTTATTAATTGCGCTGCGACGCATCACCCGCGCGAGTGATATTTATTCGAAAAAGCTCAGCCAACAAACAGGGCTCACCATGCCACAGATTATTCTCATGCAAGCGATCGATTTTGCGCCAGAGTGTTCTGCCGGTGAACTCTCGAATATGATTGCCCTGTCGCAGGCAACGGTAACCAATATCGTACGTCGTTTGGAATCGCGCGGTTTATTAGAGCGCGAGCGCGGCAGCGATGATAAACGAAAAGTGTTTTTACGCCTCACCAAGCAAGGCAAAACCATGCTCGATGGCGCGCCGCAAACCTTACAACAATCGTTTATTGATGCGTTTGATGCGTTGGATACCTGGGAGCAACAAATGCTGGTCAGCTCAGCGCAACGTATTGCGCAGATGATGGAATCGCCTGATCGATAG
- the ectA gene encoding diaminobutyrate acetyltransferase: MSNIPTKGDILFRQPTVEDGAAVHDLIAACKPLDENSLYCNLLQCSHFADSAVLAERDGEVVGFVSAYHLPEQPKTLFVWQIAVSKSARGQGLASRILDEAIARGKQRGATHLHTTITPDNEASWATFRKLADRLNTELNHKPFFERDKHFAGRHDTEELLIIGPF; the protein is encoded by the coding sequence ATGTCAAATATCCCAACCAAGGGTGATATTCTCTTTCGCCAACCCACTGTTGAAGATGGGGCGGCGGTTCATGATCTCATCGCGGCGTGTAAGCCACTCGATGAAAACTCTCTCTACTGCAATTTGCTGCAATGTTCTCATTTTGCTGATTCAGCGGTGCTCGCTGAGCGCGATGGCGAAGTGGTCGGTTTTGTTTCGGCGTATCATTTGCCCGAACAGCCGAAAACACTCTTTGTTTGGCAGATTGCTGTATCAAAATCGGCACGCGGGCAAGGCCTTGCCAGTCGGATTCTCGATGAGGCAATAGCTCGCGGGAAACAACGCGGCGCAACGCATTTGCATACCACGATTACGCCGGATAACGAGGCATCTTGGGCAACGTTTCGCAAGCTTGCCGACCGTCTGAATACAGAACTCAATCACAAACCATTTTTTGAACGCGATAAGCATTTCGCTGGCCGTCATGATACTGAGGAATTATTGATCATCGGCCCGTTCTAA